The proteins below come from a single Pararge aegeria chromosome 23, ilParAegt1.1, whole genome shotgun sequence genomic window:
- the LOC120634366 gene encoding general odorant-binding protein 69a-like → MDTKLPLCVVISCFIHAVLGMDPEMAELAKMLRDNCVEETGVDVGLIDKVNAGADLMPDGKLKCYIKCVMETAGMMSGGEVDVEAVVAVLPEELQKHADTMRGCGTQKGADDCDTAFKTQACWQQGSKSDYILI, encoded by the exons ATGGATACAAAATTACCGTTATGTGTGGTCATATCGTGTTTTATACACGCAGTATTAGGAATGGATCCGGAAATGGCAGAACTGGCCAAGATGTTGAGAGACAACTGTGTGGAGGAAACAGGAGTTGACGTGGGATTAATTGACAAG GTCAACGCAGGCGCGGACCTGATGCCCGACGGTAAGCTCAAGTGCTACATAAAGTGCGTGATGGAAACAGCTGGCATGATGTCGGGGGGCGAGGTGGACGTGGAGGCGGTGGTCGCGGTGCTGCCCGAAGAGTTGCAGAAGCACGCGGACACCATGCGAGGTTGCGGCACGCAGAAGGGCGCCGACGACTGCGATACCGCCTTCAAAACGCAGGCCTGCTGGCAGCAGGGCAGCAAATCGGactacatactaatataa